In Xiphias gladius isolate SHS-SW01 ecotype Sanya breed wild chromosome 16, ASM1685928v1, whole genome shotgun sequence, a genomic segment contains:
- the lrrfip1a gene encoding leucine-rich repeat flightless-interacting protein 1 isoform X8 — MYDNDPCCERDQPRGWINCSRKNMGTQGAGRKRSTKKERSTAEDDALNLIAREAEARLAAKRAARAEAREIRMKELERQQKEVEDRDYLEKGSRAASASTAATLTSSGGTSSRRGSGETAITVDTETSIREIKEIHELKDQIQDVETKYTQNLKEVKDALAEVEEKYRKAMVSNAQLDNEKNNLMYQVDTLKDSLMELEELLSESQREYKEKVKEYEREKHAHSLLQFQFNEMKETLKQSEELLNEIRQLHMKQDGFVREISDLQETVEWKDKKIGALERQKEYTDAIRTERDELREEVVKLKDILKKHGIVLGPDLNINGDIGEAEVDRSPSGESACQPAQDSQTNPTEGNSMLGNTEKTQLRSSREEEVDPEQHQEMLKEEDKENQLSYDTLCNVADVSTLETSSEEQPTHEQQTCLSTEEDSVGESGLSKDLNVQSNDRPITEAKDIIVCSPELQEIVTSAEENIPETETPEGGDLGETNNPDSGETETKSSRVNTQSDDFREANNKLFEEQENKQEETEESNFRNTQSCSQQKVVKGVMKENLPHETISAASNTEPQQEQENAEEAENNEAEEISTKSQVATASGKKKKKKKRGKKKGGNQQKDGTEKEKNETEESAKRERGSTTEPNIDISVTETLKESKMDQVKNEQDRQETDEVDTAKVVAPTETLSHIETPKEISVDHVENEQNKEQSLESETVETVEAVAPTETSAHLETVKELRIEPTKDEPQKEQTLETENVGKVESITSPPETNLSISDLIDPSNSTESTDGFDKECTCSVDNSVSGDISTKGEFIQSQSEIVYNVEDEIGSVDETKPECSANNPENSLETNSKENTEAESCVPSNGDIAADESESTTNSERKDFTSVLSPYTNDLSDCLKSSSDSELPSELTVARNSLSDDTPTKISDSGLEEATETVKDEEESGIETEQECFPPSVISPSHDGGTPDLKQDGTQKEKLNTELREPEELVEPDGSSHDEKSDSFDSTSLTKNTDALDTEKSLLETVAQVEHLDDVENQTLECVQQTDESNTEVSLETDEISTIDVLNHQTPDPPKEATEVGSSIEQDHCTEDSAVAEDPEHKTSQYDQESEISLCPSAEQLNESSKDKSEEDISQPTQQNSDEEDGEDEEGQSFDFDDMDIEAAVAANPPKKQEEEVEEGVEVMSDESHDGSSELCQSNTEKNENTQNKQVESNDEKSTVDVGNQVERLDKELDTMPQDNQISLAHEEATADGAMHIIEEGKVLNVGELGVVAENINQATSLPVEEGLDAIKQELQGDDLVLPKSADQVASKKEPPQSGKDVKKNGKKGKGKGKEDCKMS, encoded by the exons GTGGAGGACAGAGATTATCTTGAGAAG gGATCTCGAGCAGCTTCTGCTTCAACTGCAGCAACCCTCACCTCCTCAGGTGGGACGTCCTCCCGGAGAGGGAGTGGAGAGACAGCTATAACTGTAGACACTGAGACCTCCATACGAGAAATCAAG GAGATTCATGAACTGAAGGATCAGATTCAAGATGTGGAAACCAAGTACACACAGAACCTAAAAGAAGTCAAG GATGCATTAGCAGAAGTGGAGGAGAAGTATCGTAAAGCCATGGTGTCCAATGCCCAGCTGGATAACGAGAAAAACAACTTGATGTACCAGGTGGACACACTCAAGGACTCACTCATGGAGCTGGAGGAACTGCTGTCTGAGTCCCAGCGAGAATATAAGGAGAAAGTCAAG GAATACGAGCGAGAGAAACATGCCCACAGTCTCCTTCAGTTCCAGttcaatgaaatgaaagagacaCTAAAACAAAGTGAAGAGCTACTAAAT GAGATCCGTCAGCTGCATATGAAACAAGATGGTTTTGTTAGAGAAATATCTGACCTGCAGGAGACAGTGGAGTGGAAGGATAAAAAAATTGGG GCCTTAGAGCGACAGAAAGAGTACACAGATGCAATCCGAACTGAGCGAGATGAGCTCagagaggaggtggtgaagCTGAAAGATATTCTGAAG AAACATGGAATAGTATTGGGACCCGATCTAAACATCAATGGGGACATTGGTGAAGCAGAAGTTGACAGGTCCCCCAGTGGAGAATCTGCCTGCCAACCAGCTCAGGATTCACAGACCAACCCAACAGAGGGGAACAGCATGCTCG GCAACACAGAGAAGACTCAGTTGAGAAgtagcagagaggaagaggtggatCCTGAGCAGCATCAAGAAATGctgaaagaggaagacaaagagaatCAGTTGAGCTATGATACACTCTGTAATGTTGCTGATGTGTCCACACTGGAAACATCTAGCGAAGAACAGCCGACACATGAACAACAGACATGCTTAAGCACAGAGGAAGACAGCGTTGGAGAAAGCGGCCTCAGCAAGGACTTAAATGTTCAAAGTAATGACCGTCCAATCACAGAAGCCAAAGATATAATTGTTTGCAGCCCTGAACTTCAAGAAATTGTAACAAGTGCTGAGGAAAATATTCCAGAAACAGAAACGCCTGAGGGTGGAGATTTAGGGGAGACAAATAACCCAGATTCAGGGGAGACAGAAACCAAAAGCAGTAGAGTTAACACACAGAGTGATGATTTTAGAGAGGCAAATAACAAGCTTTTTGaagagcaagaaaacaaacaggaagaaactgaGGAAAGTAATTTTAGGAATACACAATCATGTTCTCAGCAAAAAGTCGTCAAGGGTGTTATGAAAGAAAATTTACCGCATGAGACCATCTCAGCTGCGTCAAACACCGAACCGCAACAAGAGCAGGAGAATGCAGAAGAGGCAGAGAACAATGAGGCAGAGGAAATATCCACTAAGTCTCAGGTTGCTACTGCTtcagggaaaaagaagaaaaagaagaagaggggcaaaaagaaaggagggaacCAACAAAAAGatggaacagaaaaagaaaaaaatgaaacagaagaatcagcaaagagagagagagggtcaACAACAGAACCTAACATTGATATTTCTGTCACTGAAACCCTCAAGGAATCAAAGATGGATCAAGTTAAGAATGAGCAGGACAGGCAAGAAACTGATGAAGTAGATACAGCAAAAGTTGTTGCACCCACTGAAACCCTTTCTCACATTGAAACTCCCAAGGAAATAAGTGTGGATCATGTTGAGAATGAACAAAATAAGGAACAAAGTTTGGAAAGTGAAACAGTAGAAACAGTAGAGGCTGTGGCACCCACTGAAACTTCtgcccaccttgaaactgtCAAGGAATTAAGAATAGAACCCACAAAGGATGAGCCACAAAAAGAACAAACCTTGGAAACAGAGAACGTAGGGAAAGTAGAATCTATAACAAGTCCTCCAGAGACCAATCTCAGTATATCTGATCTTATTGACCCCTCCAACAGCACAGAGAGCACTGATGGTTTTGACAAAGAGTGTACTTGCAGTGTAGATAACTCTGTAAGTGGAGACATCTCAACTAAGGGTGAATTCATCCAAAGTCAGTCAGAAATTGTTTATAATGTAGAGGATGAAATTGGGTCTGTTGACGAGACGAAGCCTGAATGCTCAGCTAATAACCCAGAAAACAGCCTTGAAACAAACAGTAAGGAAAACACTGAAGCTGAATCATGTGTTCCAAGCAATGGTGACATTGCTGCTGATGAATCTGAATCCACAACCAATTCTGAGAGAAAGGACTTCACATCAGTCTTGTCGCCATATACTAATGACTTAAGCGACTGTCTCAAAAGCTCATCTGACTCAGAGTTACCATCAGAGCTGACTGTAGCCAGGAACTCCCTTAGCGATGACACTCCCACCAAGATTTCTGACAGTGGACTAGAGGAGGCAACTGAGACAGTTAAAGATGAAGAGGAGTCGGGAATAGAGACTGAACAAGAATGCTTTCCTCCCAGTGTCATTTCTCCCAGTCATGATGGTGGTACGCCAGACCTAAAACAAGATGGAACACAAAAGGAGAAGCTGAACACAGAGTTGAGGGAACCTGAAGAGTTAGTTGAACCAGACGGATCCTCACATGatgaaaaaagtgacagttttGACAGCACATCATTAACGAAAAACACAGATGCATTAGACACTGAAAAGAGTCTGTTGGAGACTGTTGCTCAGGTTGAACATTTAGACGATGTAGAAAACCAGACATTAGAGTGTGTACAACAGACTGATGAATCAAATACTGAAGTTTCTTTGGAAACAGATGAGATCAGTACCATTGACGTGTTAAACCACCAGACACCAGACCCTCCAAAAGAAGCTACAGAGGTTGGTTCCTCTATTGAGCAGGACCACTGCACTGAAGACTCAGCTGTTGCAGAAGATCCTGAACATAAAACCAGTCAATATGATCAGGAAAGTGagatctctctctgtccttcagcTGAACAACTGAATGAATCCAGCAAAGACAAATCTGAGGAGGATATATCTCAACCCACCCAGCAGAACAGTGATGAAGAGGATGGTGAAGATGAGGAAGGGCAgtcttttgattttgatgacATGGATATTGAGGCTGCTGTAGCAGCAAATCCCCCtaaaaaacaagaggaagaagTTGAGGAGGGAGTTGAGGTCATGTCAGATGAAAGCCACGATGGTAGTTCAGAGCTGTGCCAAAGTAAtactgagaaaaatgaaaatacacaaaacaagcaagttGAAAGTAATGACGAGAAGAGTACGGTTGATGTGGGTAACCAGGTTGAGAGACTAGATAAAGAGTTGGATACTATGCCTCAAGACAACCAAATCTCTTTGGCTCACGAGGAAGCCACAGCAGATGGGGCAATGCACATTATCGAGGAAGGAAAGGTTTTGAATGTTGGAGAGTTGGGTGTTGTTGCAGAGAACATTAACCAGGCAACATCTTTACCAGTAGAGGAAGGATTAGATGCCATTAAGCAAGAGTTGCAGGGTGACGATTTGGTTTTACCAAAGAGTGCAGAC